The following nucleotide sequence is from Fusobacterium periodonticum 1_1_41FAA.
CTGTGTGAACATTTTGATCACCATTATAAAGGTCAGTAACATATTTCATTGTTCCTAAAACATCTTCTTTAGTTAATGAAATTTGGTTATCGGCTACATCAAGTTTTAATCTTTTGTTCATTTTGTATCTTCCCACAGGTTCTAAGTCATATCTTTGTGGGTTAAAGAACATCTGTCTGATTAAACTTCTAGCTGAATCGATAGTTACTTGATCTCCTGGTCTTAATTTTTTGAATACTTCAACAACTGCTTGTTCTTCTGTTGAAGTTTCATCATTAGCTAAAGTATTAGCAAGTAATTTATCTTCAGGTCCAACAAACCAATAAGAAATAGTTTCTATTTTATTTTCTATTAAAATATTGATAAGTTCTTCAGTTATTATGGCTTCTGTTTCTGCTATAAATTCTCCTGTTTCTTCATCTAAAATATCTTCTTTAAGTAATGAACCTTCCAATTCTTGTTTTAAAACATTTACTAATTCTTCAGGTTCTTTTGAATATTTTTTATATAATGACTTTAAGTTCAATTCTTTAGCTTCTAAGAAATGTTCTATGATTTCTTTGTTATCTTTAAAGAAATCTACTGCTTTTAAAAATACAGTCGCTAAAACTTTTTTCTTTCTATCTATTTTTACACTTAAAAAGTCATTTTTATCCGTTTCGAATTCTAGCCAAGTACCTTTGTACGGAATTATTTTTCCTGAAAATAAGTCCTTACCTGTTTGAGTATTTACTTCCTTACTAAAAGAAACTCCTGGTGATCTATGTAATTGTGATACAACAACTCTTTCTGCTCCATTTATAATAAATGTAGCTCTTTCTGTCATTTTAGGAACTTCACCAAAGTAAACTAAAGATTCTTGAATCTCATTTCCCATTTTTTTGTTGATTAGTCTCAATCTAACTTTCAATGAATTAGAATATGTTTTTCCTCTTCTTTTGCATTCTAGCTCATCATTCAATGGAGCTTCTGCTTCATGTAACTCATATCCTATGTATTCTAGCCTTACATCTCCATTTGAAGATTCTATTGGGAACACTTCTTTAAATGCTGATTCAAATCCTTTATCTTCCCTTTTATTTGGGGACATATTTGTTTGTAAAAAATCTTCATAAGAATTTAATTGGAATTCAAGAAAATGAGGCATTGATCCTCTAGCTTTTATTTTTCCAAAATCAAGTCTTTCAATGAGTTTTTGCACGTTTCACTCTCCTTAAAAATATAAGTATAAGCCAATAGTTCGTTACCAGCTAAATTTCTTACCTAAAATTTAGAATGTAACTCACATATTTGCTTTATACCTGTCGAAATTGCTTGCTATAGTTAGTCTTTTGTAAGAAAAAAGGCTCATTTACTTCCAAAAGATTAACTATCTAAACTGTAAAGTTGGCAAAAAGGCACTCTAAAATCTCAAGAGTGCCTATTATTTTTTATTAAAGATAATATTAACTATTTTACTTCTACTTCTGCTCCAGCTGCAGTTAATTTTTCTTTTATTGCTTCAGCTTCTTCTTTTGGTGCAGCTTCTTTGATTACTCCACCATTATCAACTAAGTCTTTAGCTTCTTTTAATCCTAAACCAGTGATAGCTCTAACTTCTTTAATTACAGCTATTTTGTTTCCACCAGCGCTCTTTAATACTACATCAAATTCAGTTTTTTCTTCAGCAGCTTCAGCTGGTCCAGCAGCAGCTACAGCTACAGGTGCAGCAGCAGTTACTCCAAAGTGTTCTTCTAGTGCAGATACTAATTCTTTTAATTCTAATACTGTCATAGCTTCTAAATCAGCTATAAATTGTTCTTTATTGAATGCCATTATTATTTTCCTCCTTAAATTTCATCAATTATAATTTTTCAATTTTTTTTATTCAGCAGATCCTTCTTTTTTGTCTGCTATTGCTACAGTTGCATAAGCAAGTTTTCTAACTGGTCCTAACATAGAGTTCAATAACATAGATAGTAATTGTTCTCTTGAAGGTAATTTAGCTAATTCTTCAACTGCTTGAGCACTAACTTTTTTACCTGTTAAGTAACCACCTTTAATTTTAAATACATTTTGTTTTGCTTTAGCTTTAGTTTTTGCTAAATCAAATACTGCTTTTGCAGGTGCTACTGGATCATTATATCCAAATGCAAATGCTGTAGTACCTTCTAATATTTCGTCAAAGTTATCTTCAACTCCAGATTCTTTAAGAGCTATTTTAAATAGTCTATTTTTAGCTACTAAGTATTCAGCTCCATTTTCTCTCATTTGTTTTCTTAATGAAGTTTCTTCATTAACCTTAATACCTTGATAATCAACAAAAACAACTGATTGAGCTTTTTTAATTTTTTCAACTAATTCTGCTACAAGTTCTTTTTTAACTTGAGTTGCCATATTGATTCACCTCCTCTTTTTTTAAAAAATATACCCCTATACAAAGACAGGGGTTGAGTGTTGAGGTTAGTATATCTAACTTCCAACCTCGGTAGGTTATTTAAGGATTATCTCCCCCTACGGTCTTTGGTTTGGATTTATATTTAATTTAATTATCCAACAATTTTAGCAACTATAGCAGGATCCATTTTTACTCCTGGTCCCATAGTTAGTGATACTGCTACTGTTCTTAGGTATTGTCCTTTAGATGTAGCTGGTTTTAATCTGATAATTTGATCCATAAATGCTTTGAAGTTTTCTTCAATTTTATCTAAATCGAAATCAACTTTTCCGATTGGAGCATGGATAGATCCTAATTTGTCTACTCTGAATGCAAGTTTACCTTTTTTGAATTCAGATACTGCTGCAGCAATATCAGGAGTTACTGTTCCTGATTTAGGGTTAGGCATTAATCCTTTAGTCCCTAGTATTTTTCCTAATCTTCCGATTTTAGGCATCATATCTGGAGTAGCGATTACTAAATCGAAATCTAACCAACCTTGTTGAATTTGGTTGATGTATTCTTCAGCTCCAGCATAATCTGCTCCCGCTGCTAATGCTTTTTCTATATTTTCACCTGAAGTGATTGCTAGTATTTTAACAGTTTTTCCTGTTCCATGAGGTAATACAACTGTTCCTCTGATTTGTTGGTCAGCATGTCTTGGATCTACTCCAAGTCTTAATGCTACTTCAACAGTTTCTGTAAATTTTGCAGTTCTTGTTTTTTGAACTAATTCAAGAGCTTCTTTTATGTCATAAAGTTTTCCTGTTTCAACTAATTTAGCTACTTCTAAATATTTTTTTCCTCTATGTTTTGCCATTATTACATTTCCTCCCTTTGTGGCTTAACGAGTTAAACTCTACCACTAAATTATAAAGCAATTAGTCTTCGATTTTTATTCCCATTGATCTTGCTGATCCTGCAATTATCTTCATAGCTGTTTCTACAGATGAAGCATTTAAGTCAGGCATTTTAGTTTCAGCTAATTCTCTTAACTTTGCAGTAGTAATTTTTCCTGCAACTTCTTTTTTAGAGTTTTTAGCTCCTGATGATATTCCAGCAGCTTTCTTTAATAAGTCAGATGCAGGTGGAGTCTTTAATACAAATGTGAATGATCTGTCACTATAAACAGAAATTTCCACAGGGA
It contains:
- the rplL gene encoding 50S ribosomal protein L7/L12 → MAFNKEQFIADLEAMTVLELKELVSALEEHFGVTAAAPVAVAAAGPAEAAEEKTEFDVVLKSAGGNKIAVIKEVRAITGLGLKEAKDLVDNGGVIKEAAPKEEAEAIKEKLTAAGAEVEVK
- the rplJ gene encoding 50S ribosomal protein L10, whose product is MATQVKKELVAELVEKIKKAQSVVFVDYQGIKVNEETSLRKQMRENGAEYLVAKNRLFKIALKESGVEDNFDEILEGTTAFAFGYNDPVAPAKAVFDLAKTKAKAKQNVFKIKGGYLTGKKVSAQAVEELAKLPSREQLLSMLLNSMLGPVRKLAYATVAIADKKEGSAE
- the rplA gene encoding 50S ribosomal protein L1; translation: MAKHRGKKYLEVAKLVETGKLYDIKEALELVQKTRTAKFTETVEVALRLGVDPRHADQQIRGTVVLPHGTGKTVKILAITSGENIEKALAAGADYAGAEEYINQIQQGWLDFDLVIATPDMMPKIGRLGKILGTKGLMPNPKSGTVTPDIAAAVSEFKKGKLAFRVDKLGSIHAPIGKVDFDLDKIEENFKAFMDQIIRLKPATSKGQYLRTVAVSLTMGPGVKMDPAIVAKIVG
- the rplK gene encoding 50S ribosomal protein L11, which gives rise to MAKEVIQIIKLQLPAGKANPAPPVGPALGQHGVNIMEFCKAFNAKTQDKAGWIIPVEISVYSDRSFTFVLKTPPASDLLKKAAGISSGAKNSKKEVAGKITTAKLRELAETKMPDLNASSVETAMKIIAGSARSMGIKIED